A window of Aromatoleum bremense genomic DNA:
AGCCGCTGATTATATCGTTCCGCGCCCGTCGAGGCAATCGCGCCCCTCCCAGCCGGGCCCGAATCAGCGCAGGCCGAGCACGTCCTGCATGTCGAACAAGCCACTCGACCGTCCCGCGAGGAAACGCGCCGCGCGCAGCGAACCGGAAGCATACGGCATGCGGCTGCCCGACTTGTGGGTGATCTCGATACGCTCGCCGATACCGGCGAACAGAACCGTATGATCCCCGACCACGTCGCCGCCGCGGATCGTCGAAAAGCCGATCGTCTCGGCCTTGCGCTCCCCGGTCACGCCTTCGCGCCCGTAAATCGCGCACATTTCCAGATCGCGCCCCAACTCGCGCGCGACCACTTCGCCCATGCGCAGTGCGGTACCCGACGGGGCATCGACCTTGAAGCGGTGATGCGCTTCGATCACTTCGACGTCGTACCCGTCGTTGAGAATGCGGGCAGCCACTTCGAGCAGTTTGAACACCGCGTTCACGCCGACTGCCATGTTCGGCGCGAACACGACCGGGATTGTTTGCGCCGCCGCGGCAATCGTTTCCTTCTCGGTCGTCGAGAAGCCGGTCGTGCCGATGACCATCGCCTTGCCGAGTTCGCGTGCGATCGCAAGGTGGGCGAGCGTGCCTTCGGGGCGGGTGAAATCGATGACGCAATCGGCTGCTGCGATCGCGGCGCGCGAATCGTCCGTGATGAGAACACCGGTCGCGCTTCCGGACAGCTCGCCGGCGTCGCGTCCGATGAAGGTCGTGCCGGGACGATCGAAGGCTGAAGCGAGCACCGCTCCCTCCTCCCTCAGCGTGGCCTCGATCAGCATCCGGCCCATCCGGCCGGACGCACCTGCTATGGCAATGCGCAATGGCGACATCAATGAATTCCTCTTGCTCGACATGATCGGGACCCTTGCGCGATGCGCGACCGCCTCCAGGACAAGGCTCAATCCTTGGCTGCCGGCGCGATCTCGACGACGCGGCTGCGCTCGGTCTGCGGCGCAACCGTTGCAGCTTGCGGATCGCCGGGCTCGATGTCCCCTTCAACGCGATCGAGCCGGTCGCTGACGAAAAAAACGCTCAGCGTGCGCTGCTGCGGTTCGCCCCTGCCGGGCTGGAAGCGGTAAACGTAATCCCAGCGATCGGGATGGAACGCATCGACGATCAGCGGCGTGCCGAGCGCAAACCGCACCTGCTCGCGCGTCATGCCCTTTTTCAGCCTGGCCACCATTTCCTGATCCACGTAGTTGCCCTGCCGCACGTCGATACGGTAGGGATTGATCTGGTCGGTAAACGAGCTGATGGAACAACCGGCCAACAGGCCGAAGGCGGCGACGGCCGCCAGGAGAGTCACTAAGCGCATGGATGGAGTTCTTGGTCGGTGGCGCCAGACGGCGTATCGTTCAGGCAAAGGCGAAAAAATATATCATATGCAGGCACGAGCCATGAGTTATTGGCTCCGGGGCCACCCAGCGGGGCGACCATGTCAGAAAATTCCGAAAACCTGAAAAACATCGGCCTCAAGGCCACTTATCCGCGCCTGAAGATCCTTGATCTGTTCCAGACATCCGATCTGCGCCACCTCACCGCCGAGGACGTCTACCGTCTCTTGATTGCGGAGGGAATGGATATCGGCCTGGCGACGGTTTACCGCGTACTGACCCAGTTCGAGCAGGCGGGCCTGCTCGAACGGCACTATTTCGAGTCGGGCAAGGCAGTGTTCGAACTCAAGAAAGGCGGCCATCACGATCACCTCGTGTGCGTACAGTGCGGCAAGGTGGAAGAGTTTTTCGACGCGGAAATCGAGCGGCGGCAAAACAGGATTGCCGAAGAGCGCGGTTTCGTCGTCCGCGAACACGCGCTTTATCTTTACGCGGACTGCCTGAGAAAGGACTGTCCGAACCGCAAACTGGAAGACTGAGCAGGAAGCTCACCACCCGGCCCGTTTTTTCGGCCGCGGCAGGCGGGCCCTGCGATCAGCGTCCGAACGAGTTCGCACCGAGCATTTCCGCCGCGTGACGGCGGGTCGTCTCGGTGATGTTCACGCCGCCCAGCATACGGGCAA
This region includes:
- a CDS encoding outer membrane protein assembly factor BamE, producing MRLVTLLAAVAAFGLLAGCSISSFTDQINPYRIDVRQGNYVDQEMVARLKKGMTREQVRFALGTPLIVDAFHPDRWDYVYRFQPGRGEPQQRTLSVFFVSDRLDRVEGDIEPGDPQAATVAPQTERSRVVEIAPAAKD
- the fur gene encoding ferric iron uptake transcriptional regulator, producing MSENSENLKNIGLKATYPRLKILDLFQTSDLRHLTAEDVYRLLIAEGMDIGLATVYRVLTQFEQAGLLERHYFESGKAVFELKKGGHHDHLVCVQCGKVEEFFDAEIERRQNRIAEERGFVVREHALYLYADCLRKDCPNRKLED
- the dapB gene encoding 4-hydroxy-tetrahydrodipicolinate reductase, yielding MSPLRIAIAGASGRMGRMLIEATLREEGAVLASAFDRPGTTFIGRDAGELSGSATGVLITDDSRAAIAAADCVIDFTRPEGTLAHLAIARELGKAMVIGTTGFSTTEKETIAAAAQTIPVVFAPNMAVGVNAVFKLLEVAARILNDGYDVEVIEAHHRFKVDAPSGTALRMGEVVARELGRDLEMCAIYGREGVTGERKAETIGFSTIRGGDVVGDHTVLFAGIGERIEITHKSGSRMPYASGSLRAARFLAGRSSGLFDMQDVLGLR